Part of the Caldalkalibacillus thermarum genome, AAGTGGACGGCCAGGTGATAACGATTGGGGGAGCAGCTAAAGGTTCGGGCATGATTCATCCTAACATGGCCACCATGCTGGCCTTTATCACCACGGATGCTTGTGTGGAACAACCTTTTCTGCTGGAGGCCTTGCGTGAAGTGACCGATCAAACTTTTAACATGATTACGGTCGATGGAGACACCAGCACCAATGATATGGTCCTGGTCTTGGCCAACGGTAAGGCTAATCATCAGCCGTTAACCCCTGCTCATCCCGACTGGGAAATGTTTAAGAACGGGTTGGCAATGGTTTGCCGGGAACTGGCCAAGCAGATAGCCAGAGACGGGGAAGGCGCGACCCGCTTAATTGAAGTCACGGTGAAAGGGGCTCCCAGCGAACAGGCAGCCAGAGGGATAGCCAAAGCGATTATTGGTTCCAATCTGGTTAAAACAGCCGTTTACGGAAAAGATCCTAACTGGGGCCGGATTGTGTGCGCCATTGGGTACAGCGGTGAGACGTTTGATCCGGAACAGGTGCAGGTCAAGATCGGTCCGGTAACGGTGGTCGATCAGGGCTTGCCGGTTCCATTCAAGGAGGAAGATGCCCAGGCGGCTTTGGGAGAAGAGACCGTGACCATTGAGGTGAACCTCAACATGGGAGAGGGCACAGCCACTGCTTGGGGCTGTGATTTGACCTACGACTACATTAAAATCAATGCCCTGTACCGGACCTGACAGACCGGTGACAGACATCAAGATCCCGGCTGATGAGAGACAGATACGGGGCCTGGAACAGACAATGGCTGAAGACAGGTGTGGAGAGGAGTGCGCAACGTGCAATATATAGTCATTAAATGTGGGGGAAGCGTATGTGACGCATTGCCCGATTCATTTTTCCAGCAGGTGGTTGATCTGCAACAAAGCGGTTTGTGGCAACCGGTTATTGTCCACGGGGGAGGGCCGTCCATTTCCGCTTTGTTGAAGGCATTCAACATTACTTCCTCTTTTGTGAACGGTTTGCGGGTGACCACCCGTGAGGTGCTGGATACAGCAGAAATGGTATTGAGCGGCAAGATCAACAAACAAGTGGTGCGCAGGCTGAAACAGGCCGGCGGCAAAGCCATTGGCTTAAGCGGAGTGGACGGGGATCTGCTTGGAGCAGAGCCTGTGTCCGGCCACGAGAAACTGGGTTTTGTGGGCCAGATCAAACAGATTAATACCCACTTGCTGCACACCCTGATGGAGCAAGGGTATATTCCCGTTATTTCCCCTATCGGCGTTGATCAAGACGGCCAGCATTACAACATCAATGCCGATATGGCTGCAGCAGCTGTTGCCGGGGCACTGCAAGCCACCCTATGCTTTGTCAGCGATATCCCGGGGATTTACGTTGAAGAGGGAGAGTCCCGCCGCGTGCTGAAAACCGCGACAAATAGACAACTTGAACAGCTGATTGATGACCATGTGATTACCGGCGGGATGGTACCCAAGGTGAAGGCGGCGATTTCTGCCCTCGCTTATCAGGTGCCCGAAGTGGTGATTCTGTGCGGCAAGGATGAGCAGGCGTTGGCTGCCTTTTGCCAGGGGGAAGCAGTCGGCACCAAAATCGTGATGGAGGGGGCGGCCATCCATGGTTAAGCCAGCCCATACAGCCCAGACTGCAACAGAGAGAGTACAAGAGGGCCAGCATCCTTTAATGCAGGTTTATCAACGCTTTCCCCTGCGCATTGTCAAGGGAGAAGGCAGTTATGTGTGGGATGAGCAGGGAGAACGTTATTTGGATTTTACGTCCGGCCTGGCAGTGTGCAATTTGGGCCACGTTCCGCCGGCGGTCAAACAAGCGGTCCAAACCCAGCTGGAGAGGTTGTGGCATTGTTCCAATTTGTTTCATATTCCGGTGCAAGAACAACTGGCCCAACTCTTGGTGGAAAACAGTTGTGCGGACCAGGTCTTTTTTTGCAACAGCGGGGCAGAGGCCAATGAGGCGGCGATTAAGCTGGCCCGCAAATACGCCAAACAGGTGAAAAAGACGGAAGCATACGAGATTGTGACTTTCACACAATCGTTTCACGGGCGTACACTCGCGACCTTGACGGCAACCGGACAAAAGAAAGTCCAACAAGATTTTCACCCTTTGCCGCCGGGATTTCGCTATCTTCCATATAATGATATGGACGCGTTGCAGGAAGCGGCAGGGGAGCAAACATGTGCAGTCATGCTGGAACTGGTACAGGGAGAGGGGGGCGTTATCCCTGCAGAGCCAGAGTGGGTAGCGGCACTGGACCGCTTATGCAAGAAACACGGACTGTTGTTGATGGTGGATGAAGTGCAGACTGGCATGGGGCGCACGGGGACCTTGTTTGCATATGAGCAATACGGCATTGAACCCGATGTGATCACGCTGGCCAAGGGACTGGGTTCCGGTTTCCCCATCGGCGCTCTGCTGGCCAAAGCCCATGTGGCCCAAGCCTTTACAGCAGGAAGCCATGGCAGCACTTTCGGGGGCAATCCCCTGGCCGCCAGCGCCGGTTTGGCCACGCTGAATGAAATGCTCCACCCTTCATTCTTGCCCCGTGTTCAGGAGTTGGCACAGTATTTAAGCAACGGTTTAAGGGCACTGGCCGAATCAAAGCCGACGATCAAAGAGGTGCGGGGCAAAGGACTTTTACAAGGGATTTTAGTG contains:
- the argJ gene encoding bifunctional ornithine acetyltransferase/N-acetylglutamate synthase yields the protein MNKIGIIQQVEHGSVTLAKGFQAGGLHCGLKRKRKDLGWIYSEQPAAAAAVYTTNAYQAAPLIVTRESIAVEQKIQGVVVNSGNANACTGQPGLADAYEMRRLMADQWGIEEHLVAVASTGVIGERLPMEKVRAGIAQSTRHEYQGVERFEEAILTTDTRTKHFAVQLEVDGQVITIGGAAKGSGMIHPNMATMLAFITTDACVEQPFLLEALREVTDQTFNMITVDGDTSTNDMVLVLANGKANHQPLTPAHPDWEMFKNGLAMVCRELAKQIARDGEGATRLIEVTVKGAPSEQAARGIAKAIIGSNLVKTAVYGKDPNWGRIVCAIGYSGETFDPEQVQVKIGPVTVVDQGLPVPFKEEDAQAALGEETVTIEVNLNMGEGTATAWGCDLTYDYIKINALYRT
- a CDS encoding acetylornithine transaminase → MVKPAHTAQTATERVQEGQHPLMQVYQRFPLRIVKGEGSYVWDEQGERYLDFTSGLAVCNLGHVPPAVKQAVQTQLERLWHCSNLFHIPVQEQLAQLLVENSCADQVFFCNSGAEANEAAIKLARKYAKQVKKTEAYEIVTFTQSFHGRTLATLTATGQKKVQQDFHPLPPGFRYLPYNDMDALQEAAGEQTCAVMLELVQGEGGVIPAEPEWVAALDRLCKKHGLLLMVDEVQTGMGRTGTLFAYEQYGIEPDVITLAKGLGSGFPIGALLAKAHVAQAFTAGSHGSTFGGNPLAASAGLATLNEMLHPSFLPRVQELAQYLSNGLRALAESKPTIKEVRGKGLLQGILVGEGQAKAVVDAARDKKVLLLVAGPDVVRILPPLTTSKTEIDELLNVLEACC
- the argB gene encoding acetylglutamate kinase, with translation MQYIVIKCGGSVCDALPDSFFQQVVDLQQSGLWQPVIVHGGGPSISALLKAFNITSSFVNGLRVTTREVLDTAEMVLSGKINKQVVRRLKQAGGKAIGLSGVDGDLLGAEPVSGHEKLGFVGQIKQINTHLLHTLMEQGYIPVISPIGVDQDGQHYNINADMAAAAVAGALQATLCFVSDIPGIYVEEGESRRVLKTATNRQLEQLIDDHVITGGMVPKVKAAISALAYQVPEVVILCGKDEQALAAFCQGEAVGTKIVMEGAAIHG